AAAAGTGGGGGGGGTTGAGGCTGGTGGCTCTGAAGGAGTTGGATTAGTTTGTTGAGGCTGAGGTGGTGAAGGAGCAGTTTTAGGCTGAGATTGTGGCTCCTCTTTGCTCTCAGAAATTCCTCCTGGGCCCTTTGTCCACTTGAAGGACTTTTTGGACTTATTCTCCTGAGTTTCATTCTTCCCTGGTCTTCGTCTCTTCTCATCGGTAAAATATGCAGAGGGAGGTGCAAATTCTGAATCTCGCTCTTCCCGGCAACGAGTTTTCCACTCGCTAAACATGaactctgaaagaaaaaattaaaagaagcGAATTTTCAGATCCAGCACGAATGAATGAGACAGGAGAGTAACGATGCTCTCTAAAACCCTTAACAACAAGCACGATTATAGCAGACCTAATCCCTTAGTCAGGTTGAATACTTGATACATTTCATATAAATATCTAAGCACAGCTCCAAAGCAGAAGTATACAAAAAGGGCAGATTAGGATAGTATAAATCCCATAAATTAATTTGCCAACTGCAAATTTATTGGAAGAGAATGAAGCTGttgaaaaaaattgacaaaagaaaatgctgattaATGTGCGTTTGCATCGATTAgcattatgcaaatattaggatTTGGGTTATTGAGATCAACAGCTGGTGGTAATAATTCTGCCGTCTGGTGCCATCAAACCATTGGAGAAGAAGCAACTAAATGGAATTCAACCATCATTAATATTATCTACTTTACTAAAGTAAACTTTAACAGCACTAATTTTGCAACTtagaaaaatatcagaaaagtAAATATCCTACTTACTTCCTACATACTCTCATCAAATTCATGACATAAGGAGAggcatttagcatttttaatgtgaacattgAAATAATAAGGCTAACCTTTGCCCCTGTCCCATTCTCTGACATGAGGAACCCCTGGTTTAGTGTCCCTCCTTTCCTGGATCTCCACTTCCACCTTCTTCACTATGCTGACCTCTGGGGAGTCCTCTGGTGGAGGCGGAGGTCCGATTAATtcaccttcctcttcctctcctagGAAAAACAATGAGACACTCATGAGATCATTAAAATGCAGTATACAAGCTGACTTGATACACAAACAGTCTCGATTTCTATAATACCAAATAGGGTGGGATCTAACCtccattctcctcctctctctcctcttcttcagtaCCGTCCAGCTTgatcttcttcatcttcctctgccTCACCTTGGCCAGGCGGGCCTGCAGAAGGGCCTGCCTCTTCTCCTTCAGTCGTTCTCTTTTACTGCGCTGGTCTGTTGTCTGAAGAACAAGAGAGATgcaagagagaaacaaagatcGAGCAAAACTTCAAGAGGCATTaattatttctttgtgtttatgtgtcagGTGATCAGCAGCTCACCTGGTCTCTGAGCATGTCCAgagtttctctctgctttcttcGCTGCTCTTCATCCTGAGAGAACGCAAAGTAGCCCACACCAAGCTCTCGAGCCTCTGGGatgaacaaacagacaaaatgttttgttttttttccacacaagaCTTGTAAACCAAAATACTTAATTTCAAATGCATGGAGTAAAGTTTTGATAACGACCTTGTCCTCTGATATCCTCATAGTGGATCGGTCCAACAGGCCTCCTCAtagcctcctcttcctccctctcccactcCTGCCTCCTCAGCTCTTGACGCATGTCCTCTGAGAGTAAGGTCTTCTCAGATGAGGCTTTTCTACATTGAATAATCATATCCACAAAGAGCTGTAGTTCCCAACATGACACCAAAATTTAGTCttctatctttaaaaaaaaaaaaaaaaaaaaacactgcctgCACCTaaaaagtgttatttatttgtgGAATAATGTATTTACCCTTTTCCTTTAAGGTCTTGGTCCATTTTCTTAAATTCTGGCAGGTCTTTCTTCATGCATCTTCGAGATCGGCCCAAAGCGTCCACATAGTCCACCCTACAGAGACACAACACAGCAGGAGAACTGTTTACTAAAAGGTTTTTAATTGCTTAATACTTCCTACTTTCATAAggaatacattttcatatttttttatttgtactgttGTCATTATAAGAAGCATTTGTGGACTTAGAAGTTGTGGTGGCAGTTCTACTTTAAAATATTGTACAGAGATTTTTACTTATAAAATTAACATATACATACTTTTATTTCCAAAACCAAACCCATGAAAATCACATTACCATTCCTCATCTGGGTTTTGAGGAGCAGGTACAGCTGCCAAgctgtctctttcctcctcctcctctctctctgtgtccctctgcGCAAgcgtttctttctttttgtcaatgATCTTCTGTGTGAAATCAACCAGGAACAGaccctctgtctcttcatctgACACATTCAAAGACAAGTTAAATACAAGGGACATACATTTTGTTGGTCAACAGAATCTCAGGAAGGTATAATTTATACTTCATCAACCTGGAAAGTCTCCTTTTGTCATCTGCTCGTAGAGTTTGGCTTTCTCCTCCAACTTGCGTCTgttgtgaaaaaggaaatgaggagCCAGATGTTTTGATCACCTGTGTGTTATGGCAGTAAACACTTAGTATATGTGCTGAACTCACTTTGCTGTGTCAAGACTTTTCTGCTCCTCGTCCAGCTGCTCTGCATCTTTCTCAGCCCTTGCTGAAACACCAGCGTTTTGTTTGCTCCAGACATTAGGTTTCTACACAGGGGCATAGAGACAAGATTTGCTGGCTAGTGAGCTCTATCTGTAATTATACTATCAGGTAAAAATATGTCCCAAaataacacatactgtaccttcactttggatttggatttgaattCAGCGCCAGCATTTTCTTGCCCAAGTTTCTCCTGTTTGAATTGTTCCTGCTTCCTGTACAGTTCAGCTTTAAGGTCCACTAactttaagaaaagaaaacattaccGAAATACAAGCAAAGGATAAAATGTAACTGTTTATTCTTTAGCTAACACAACTGTCACCTAACTGTGTGTTTGCTAGTGGTGTAGCCTGACTGCAAGTCTTCTAACGTTAGCTGTTATCATTTAATTAAACgtcacacagccacacagggtatcaataaaatgtttataaatCTAGGAAACTTGCCGATGAAGCAGTCACGTCGAATGGTTTCTTCTTTTTATCcatctttattatttcttttcgACACCGTAACCTCCAGGCTACCACTGAGTGATCCTACTCTGACTTCTTCGTGGGTTTTTCTCTCGCCGGCGAAATATCGTTTTTACCGCCGACTAGTGGCGTTTATGCTGTAACTACAGCTTCCACGACAGGCAAGGAGATGAAACGTCTCTGCTAGTGCAGGACCGAAATTCTGCAAAACTGTTTAGGAAAGGATTTGAATATTTGCCCCCTGATATTCTCATAGTGGATCAGCCTCCTCATggcttcttcttcctccctcttctaTCCCTCTCTCTAGACTGCAGCTCTCAACACACGTTCTCTGATACAGTAGGCCTCCTCAGCTGGTACACAGGAATCATTTTATCCAGCAGAGGTGTAGTTACCAGCATGGCCAGGTTAAGATCCTCCGACCTGCACCTTTGTGTAGTGGAAATCCTAATGGCAAATATTATGTTTTcctcatgaaaaataaaaaaaaccccataacATTAAAAGGTAGTTTCTAATCTCTTTCCAAGCAATTTGATTACACTCCTCAGAGTATAGTAGCTCTGCTAAAGGGATACACTCATTAGCCTGTATTTTAATTGTGTCAGGTCCAGGTTTAACTTTGTAAGGCTTTCATCTTCCAGACAGACCAACTAACACTTATATGGTGTAAGCAATGCTTGAGTTTTTTGTACAAAAGTAATCAAAGAGTCTTTAAGTATTACATCAGTACTGATGAGACCATTAAAAAGTCCCATGTGATAAAGTTTTGTGACATCAGAATTTCACTGATATCATGAAATCagaacaatgattttttttttttaagggctTTTATTTGCTATACAATGAGCTGAGGTTAATGTGCTGAACCACAGAAAGTAACCCCTTCAATAAACATAACTTATATCCAGGTTACATGTagaaatatttaacagaaagaGACAACTCTAATATATAGCATATAGTAAACCATGTGTCAATAGCTGCTCTTAACAATAAATCTGTGTCTCTGGTTAAGGTTGCATGGACTTGGATCGATCTAACATCAGACACTTAGTGTGCCGCACACGTTCCCGTGTCAAAAAGACTGGGAGGCTGAGCTAAGCTCTGGGTCAGTTAAAAGGCcgttttagctttgttttttttaaaagcaataactgaaaatgaagcttTCTCTTCAGATATGGTAGCATGACATTTGGACTGTTTCATATCAGCCTAATCAAATATAACTGTGTTGACATAAAGTCAGCGTTCACTCTAAGTAAACACCATTAGCGATTAGTTCCATCGTCTGTGTATTAGAGTCCGGGAACTAATAGTCCAGTCTTGTAATGTTGCTGTACACATGCTGAATAGGCTGAATCAACCCAATTTATCAGTATCTCTCTGACTGCAATACTATTACCTCCATCACCCGGTTGAATAGGTATGGGGATCAGCAGGTCACAACAGAGAAATGCCTACTTTGTAATCAGTTTAAACATTTGAACAGTCCAATGCTGCCGAGATATGACAGTACAAGTAGCTGTCACTGTTATATTTAATGCATTCTTAAACCTGTATGAAAGAGGATGACAGGTATATAAAGGTATGAAGCCAGGGGCTTCCAAATACAGCACCTTAGGCCGTTTCAAGGAAAGGAGAACTAAGGTCGGTGTCAGTATCAGATTCAGAGGAgcagatttgatttttaatcttttgacCTTGTAGGCTGCGTCATCATTTTGTGAGTGGTAGATCAAGCAGCGGAGGTTTGTGTTCCACcatgtttttgaaaagaaacacctgctggctgttttttctgctgtgttctCTGACCTTGTGGTGCAAGTCGACCAATGCAGGCTCCAGTTTTCTCAGCCCTTCACAAAAACCTCAGGTAAGGTACTTTCCGTCTGGGATTCTGggttcattaaataaaaaagaaggcATTAAAATGGAATGTTAACCGAGAAAAGTTAATCCTCACATGGTCTGAGCCATCTTCACTTTTAACACAACTCAGTATTCCATAACGAGAACTTGGTTGTGCGTGTTTGTTCTGTTGTGTGGTTGATATTTGTTTGAAACTCTTGCTGATGCTTCCACATGTAATCCCAAACCAGACatacacattttacattcaatcgtgtttctttgttttcaaccTGAGGAGATAACGACACTAATCTAAACCCACTGTCAATGAGTCCCATGTTTGATTTCTGGCAAATTTAGAAATTTAAAGCTTTGTTAGTTATGATGACTGAATTGGTGCTGACAATGGTTTTCTGACTAAAACAAAGACTAATActgtcattttataaaatagttttgttaaaaatattttgatctgTCGGTAAATCCGACAGATCTCATGAGATGAATTAAGGGCTGTATGGATAGTGAAATCATCACTAGAACTTCAAATAAAGTGATCGCATTGTATACTGTACTTTATTCAGGACCTGAGAAGTTTTTCCACCTCACTGACTGCATTTGAACTTCTAGCGTCAAGGCGAATCGGTTACATTCATGAGATTTCTGTGATTTCTGGGTCAAACACAGAACAAGGGGAAGTCTTCCAGAATCGGCCGCCAAGTCATGGAGGAGCCTAGTCAACCCACTGAGGACCGCCCCATCACAGTGAGCAGAAATCATAATTGTGGCTACGGCAGACCACCTAAAATCATCCCCATAACTTTACGGTTTTCCTCTCCTCTAAGCAGGTAAGGGCCCCCTTTGAAATTGGCATCACCATGACAGCAGAGGACTTTGAGGAGTACAGCGTGGTGCTGCAGGAGATCATTCAGCGTGTGCTGggatacacagacacagcaggTACATTCAACCCCTCTGTTTTATACATTACAAGCTGGCCAATATATAGTAAGataattaaacataaaaatttaaatgttacttttaacatagtgtctctttttatttcagaaagaCCATCAAGACTTTGAAGATCAAAGTTTGCAGTCTCATTTTCTTCCAATTTCACCTTCATCAGATAGTGATCCTTAAAATATGAGTGAAAATAAGTGTAAGTAGCCTGTAGAcatgtttgtctcatttttttcaacCCCGTATTCTTTAAAGCTCTTAAAACTTTGTGACTCAGACTGTTGCTAAATAAGCTACAATCCGTACCATTAAATCTAACAGACAACAGCGATTTCCAAACCATTACAAACTAAAACATGAAACCATTTAGCAGATGAAAACGTGAAAGACTTAACGcaataatcttaactcaagatCTTTTtggagctttcagccacatcccAGTGTCTTCATCAGCGACGGAGATGGTTCTGCTGTCACCACATGACCTTATTATGGCGCTTAAACGGTGTAAACATGGTTGAATATGAATTGAAAATAATATGGAAGTTAATATAAGTTGAAAATCGTTATATATGGAACTtgagttaaaattattttgtcaaactgctttTCTCAGTAATGAACTTCTATGCtcaaatgtgtaaaactggAGTGAAATTAATGTCTAACGCAGACATTCATCATAAAGATACACTCTGatgtctgacattttcattttaaaactccATGTTCATATAAGAATTACTCTTATTCATACCCGTATGATGATCTAATGTTATTCAGAATTAAAACCACCAATTCTACACCAGTACAGAATGTATTGTAAAATCAGTCTTTTGTCTTCAGAGACTCGCATGTACCTGTAAAAATAAAGCATCAATTAAagttctgtctctctttcatctttgagtcttaaacaaaaaaatatcaggGGTAtgatttttccctttaattacGTGAAACAATTGAGATTGACTTCTTGGTTGCAAATGTGATATACAGTACCTGTGTATTCTGCTagcatttaagaaaaaacaagagtaaGAACCAGTCATTCTCCTCCTAAGTGAACTGCACTTTTGTGTAGTTAAAACTCTCTCAAGTGCTGGTTTAACTGCAACCGCAgtccaaaatgttgttttcatgttgcGAACAGAGAATTACCAACTCCCACTAACAAAGCTGCAAAACTGACTATTTAAATCTCAGGAACTCGGTCAAACACAGCAAAGCACATACTGCTCTTATGCTCGTGTCTGTCCTGGTACCCCTTGTAGCCTTTAATAAGCACAGATATATAACCATGAACATAGTGTGCTCCGACTTACATTATTGAAAGGATGTAAAACACCTAGAAACAAGGCTTTCATTAGCAACCTGggaaattcttaaaaaaaaaaaaaaaaaaaaagggggggggggttgtactTTAACACATCCCTCTTGTCAAACCTGATATATAAGACCCATCTATCCATCTACTAAATCTACTTTTCAGATGGCATACTTTGTCcaccaaaaaatgtcaaaaggagGCCAGGCTAAtcattgtcaaaataaaaagcactcAAACCAAATGTGTGAGACCAATGTGGCGGTATCAAAGCACGCTAATGGACCAGTCTCAcatcctcttcctttcctcaaTAAAGAATCAGCTCTGCTCAAGGCATTTTTACTTCACTATGTTACAGACGATATTTCACTctcttcattttacattttcctgtgCTCTTTAATCAGAATTTATGTGCATTAATGAATACATCAAGAAACCATAAGGAAAGAAATAAGAAGCAGGATTGAAGACTTTTAATACGTCTGCACTGTATCAGACCAGACTGGACAACACAGTGGCCAGACAAGGCAAACATCCAGACAAATTAGAACAAGGCAAGGCAACACAGCAAGAACAATCATAACTTAAAACTAGAACTTCTTGGGAATTAATTACTATGATGaacaattacataaaatataattggATAAACAATGAGGTACAGTATATGTCAGACGagagacattttcatttgtcttttttttttttttgccttttagtCAGTAAAGATCAAATTGCAAATCTTTCAAGGTTGTTTAAAGTGAGGCTGCTCCTCCATACTCCAACATCTCTACATGGAGGATTGataaatctaaaacaaaaagccacataaaatgtttatgtgtcACAAGCCAGCTGCAAAACTCTGagtctgtcttttctttcttgctaGATTTTAACCATCATCTCTGCAGATCATATACCGTAGAGCTGAGTGGTGTTGTTTCGGACGGTGGTGAGGACCATGGCCATGTCTAATCCCTTCAGCAGGCTCAGCTCCTGCAGAGTATGGATGCCCATTCCAGGATGTGAAAACCGGCAGACATCTTTGCTCACCTGTTGAGAGTGAGAAACACTTATATTTACAGCATGTAGTCAAAATTACTCCCCCGTTGAGGTTAACCAATGCTGTAAACAGTACAAGAAGAGCACCTCAAATCTAACAAAAAATGGGTTTATACTAAAGCTGACCAATATGTTTTTGGAAATCACTACCAATAGCTTTAGACCTATGTGGCCAATAGGTGATATTTTGCCCTTTTAAGTAAGTTAGCAGCACCTTAAGGCAAAAACACCCACAATACGTGTTCAATAGCAGGGGAAACATAAAGACACATTCAgccttaaaatgaaaatttaaaaagcataaCTATCCTCCAACATCAGTAAATATGTAAAGAAGTGGATGACAGAAAATATCACATATCAAATAATATCAAATAGGCCAATATTGGTCTAACTAAAGACCTCGAAGCTTTGTAAATAACTATTTACCCACttaattgtttggtctttaaaataccagataatagtgaaaaatgtccataaatctcTAAAACCCAATGTGaacttaaaatgtcttgttttgaccAAATAACAGTtcaacccaaagatattcagtctaCAGTGATACAAAATGCAGGAAAGCAGGAAATCCTAACAATTGAAAAGCTAGACCCCGTTAATCTTTAGCATTTTTTAGCATTGATATGGAACCATAAATATgatgaaattacattaaaaagtgTCACTCAGTCATTAACAGGTCCAAGGTGATTAACATGTGATGAACTTATATGTACATACCTTTTCAATAAGTATATTGTTTCTCAAAAGAATATATtcttttgagtatttttattcttaCCCTCATCTCTCAAAATCCAAACATGAGGATTTCTTCCTTTGGGAGGggttttagtattttttatataagaTAGatctttattaaatattcagaacAATCTCAATCTTGATTGCATTAAGAACTAAAGGCAGGAGAGCAGCTGTGTGATAAGTGTTCTTATATGACCTGACATCAGTGTCACAGCCAATTTCAGCTGACCTTGACACAAAGTGACTTCACAGGCTGTAATTAAATAATTAGCGgttattaataaaaattttGAGCTGGAAAAGAAGCCTGCAAATCATCTGGGACATTAAAggagtgttttggtttttctacGCCTTAATTTAATGTACCTGTCTTGGCAGGAAATAAGGTGCATCTGTCTCCAACACAATGCGGTTAAGAGGGATCTGGCGGACAGCATCTCGGGCCTCTGTGGCCCTGGAGTAGGTGATCAAGGCTGTGAAGCCCACATACATGTTGGGGAACTCTGTCAGGAAGGGCTCAATCACTGGATAACTGTTTGTGAAACAGTGCCTGGAAACCACAGCATAAAAAGATGTTAATGGCAGAGGTGGGATGTGCACCCCCCAGCACCCATTCTTGAGTGGGATTCTTTGAGACCGcagtcattttcaaatatattctgatcgagactcatcattcacaggagtttacactattttttgctaacccctctacttaatatttttcaattttttgcctcaatggttcagacttgtgcttTACAtggctgtagaagcaccaccggactgcattctttccttcagaccctcatatggctcggcAGTGGTTGCAGAGGGCAGCAGGTCCCTTGATAGGAACACATCGCTATTTACATTTGCAATCTGCATTCTTCATGAGTGcgctattctaactacatgtGCGACTCCGAGAGCTCCGGCTTCGGGCATTACTGGGGCTGTAT
This genomic interval from Xiphias gladius isolate SHS-SW01 ecotype Sanya breed wild chromosome 21, ASM1685928v1, whole genome shotgun sequence contains the following:
- the ccdc174 gene encoding coiled-coil domain-containing protein 174; the encoded protein is MDKKKKPFDVTASSLVDLKAELYRKQEQFKQEKLGQENAGAEFKSKSKVKKPNVWSKQNAGVSARAEKDAEQLDEEQKSLDTAKRKLEEKAKLYEQMTKGDFPDEETEGLFLVDFTQKIIDKKKETLAQRDTEREEEEERDSLAAVPAPQNPDEEWVDYVDALGRSRRCMKKDLPEFKKMDQDLKGKGKASSEKTLLSEDMRQELRRQEWEREEEEAMRRPVGPIHYEDIRGQEARELGVGYFAFSQDEEQRRKQRETLDMLRDQTTDQRSKRERLKEKRQALLQARLAKVRQRKMKKIKLDGTEEEEREEENGGEEEEGELIGPPPPPEDSPEVSIVKKVEVEIQERRDTKPGVPHVREWDRGKEFMFSEWKTRCREERDSEFAPPSAYFTDEKRRRPGKNETQENKSKKSFKWTKGPGGISESKEEPQSQPKTAPSPPQPQQTNPTPSEPPASTPPTFSAPVSAPPFNPQYPPPPFYPPFPPLHPPQFAGPPHLPPHFPLQYPSQYHPQYSPQLQSQAPPQQPPQGPSQSLDDMLSFYRNST
- the ghrl gene encoding ghrelin/obestatin prepropeptide isoform X1; protein product: MFLKRNTCWLFFLLCSLTLWCKSTNAGSSFLSPSQKPQNKGKSSRIGRQVMEEPSQPTEDRPITQVRAPFEIGITMTAEDFEEYSVVLQEIIQRVLGYTDTAERPSRL
- the ghrl gene encoding ghrelin/obestatin prepropeptide isoform X2; the encoded protein is MFLKRNTCWLFFLLCSLTLWCKSTNAGSSFLSPSQKPQNKGKSSRIGRQVMEEPSQPTEDRPITVRAPFEIGITMTAEDFEEYSVVLQEIIQRVLGYTDTAERPSRL